A stretch of Eschrichtius robustus isolate mEscRob2 chromosome 6, mEscRob2.pri, whole genome shotgun sequence DNA encodes these proteins:
- the TFF2 gene encoding trefoil factor 2, with protein sequence MDMGPRCARLLAVLLLLGLCALVGAQKPDPCQCSRLSPKNRVNCGFPGITSDQCFSASCCFDSSIPRVPWCFKPLPKQESEECVMEVSARKDCGYPGISPQDCASRKCCFSDAIPQVPWCFFPLSVHGNVRFLDKHDSRGRWELGRERS encoded by the exons ATGGACATGGGACCCCGCTGCGCCCGGCTCCTGGCTGTGCTCCTCCTGCTGGGGCTGTGTGCCCtggtgggggcccagaaacctg ACCCCTGCCAGTGCTCACGCCTGAGCCCCAAGAACAGGGTGAATTGCGGCTTCCCGGGTATCACCAGCGACCAGTGCTTCTCTGCCAGCTGCTGCTTCGACTCCAGCATCCCCAGGGTCCCCTGGTGTTTCAAGCCCCTCCCCAAACAAG AGTCAGAGGAGTGTGTCATGGAGGTCTCGGCCCGCAAGGACTGCGGCTACCCGGGCATCAGCCCCCAGGACTGCGCCTCCAGGAAGTGTTGCTTCTCCGACGCCATCCCCCAAGTGCCCTGGTGCTTCTTCCCGCTCTCCGTGCACGGTAATGTCCGGTTCCTGGACAAGCATGATTCTCGAGGGCGGTGGGAGCTGGGGCGGGAGAGGTCCTAG